In the genome of Ralstonia pickettii DTP0602, one region contains:
- a CDS encoding dihydrodipicolinate synthetase (K01714: dapA; 4-hydroxy-tetrahydrodipicolinate synthase [EC:4.3.3.7]), which produces MKFQGIYTPAIAPLTSEGNIDHTAYAEVLESLIEAGVHGIIVAGSTGEYYAHTTEERLALAAHAKEVIGSRAQLIVGTGAVRTEESIQYATAAKAIKADAILVGSPPYALPTEAENAAHALAIDKAAGLPIMLYNYPGRMSVSMGRAYFRTVTSASKNFVAIKESSGQTSQLHMLATEFHDIDISCGWDDQALEFFAWGASSWVCAGSNFIPREHIALYEACVIEKNFDKGRRIMSALMPLMDFLEGGKFVQSIKHGCALTGLRPGGVRAPLQDLDDAEKRRLQAIVVELKRQVAAIVGEKF; this is translated from the coding sequence ATGAAATTTCAAGGCATCTACACCCCGGCTATCGCGCCGCTGACTTCCGAAGGCAATATCGACCATACTGCCTACGCAGAAGTGCTGGAATCGCTGATCGAGGCAGGCGTGCACGGCATCATCGTTGCCGGCTCGACGGGCGAGTACTATGCGCACACGACGGAAGAGCGCCTGGCGCTCGCCGCGCACGCCAAGGAGGTCATCGGTTCGCGGGCCCAACTCATCGTCGGGACCGGTGCTGTGCGTACGGAAGAGTCGATTCAATACGCCACCGCAGCCAAGGCCATCAAGGCCGACGCCATTCTCGTTGGCTCGCCGCCCTATGCGCTGCCTACCGAAGCGGAGAATGCCGCCCACGCACTCGCTATCGACAAAGCCGCAGGTTTGCCCATCATGCTCTACAACTACCCCGGGCGAATGAGCGTGTCGATGGGGCGCGCGTACTTCCGTACCGTTACGTCTGCGTCGAAGAACTTTGTGGCCATCAAGGAAAGCTCCGGCCAGACGTCGCAACTGCACATGCTGGCTACGGAGTTCCACGACATCGATATCTCGTGCGGCTGGGACGACCAGGCTCTGGAGTTCTTTGCCTGGGGCGCGAGCAGCTGGGTTTGCGCCGGCTCGAACTTCATTCCCCGTGAGCATATTGCGTTGTACGAAGCCTGTGTAATTGAAAAGAACTTCGACAAGGGGCGCCGCATCATGTCTGCCCTGATGCCGCTCATGGACTTCCTGGAAGGTGGAAAATTCGTGCAGTCGATCAAGCATGGCTGCGCGCTGACAGGCCTGCGCCCGGGTGGGGTGAGGGCCCCGCTGCAGGACCTCGATGATGCCGAGAAGCGCCGGCTGCAGGCAATCGTCGTCGAACTCAAGCGGCAAGTCGCCGCGATCGTCGGGGAGAAGTTCTGA